Sequence from the Gloeocapsopsis dulcis genome:
TTAAATAAATTCTCCCCCAGCTTCCCCAGCTCAGCCATATGTAGCAACCTTAAAGCAAAACGATATTACCCCCATACCCTCAGCTTAGCTTCCGAGTCCGACAAGTGCCAGTGCAATTACGTTCGGTTGTTTGTCAAAGCTGCTGTGTGATATCCGTACTTTAAATTAGAGGGGTAGAGAATCAAGCAATCTAGATCTTCTGTGAGTGTTGGTGGAGCATCTCGCAGTTGACGGTGCATTCGCAGCACAACTTCTTCTGGTACAATGCGATCGCGTCTTTTATTGCGTGCTAAACACAGCCAAATTGGGGCATCAACCCATACTCCAGTAATGTAATTAAAGCCACTAGCACGGGCAAGGGTAATAACTTCGCGTCGATGGCGACGCTGAGCATTCGTAGCATCATAAATTGCTTCAGTGGCAGTTCCTTGAGAAATTTGTAGCACAGTTTGCTGAAATTGAATTTGGATTTGACGCCAAATCACTAACCAAGGTCCTTGTATGCTTTCACTGCCAAATAACTGTTGACGCAGCATATCGCTAGAAATCAGCCGCCGACGGGGATCTTCCGCCAGCAGCTGTCGCGCTAGTGTTGATTTACCACTACCTGGTAATCCAATCAACAAAATTAGGGAACGAGTTGTGATTGATAAAGAGTATTGACAATCCATCTTATCGCTCGCTCCGGACTTCGTCCCGCTAAACGCTAACGCTCCTCACCCCTCACCCCTAAATTACCGTACCATCAGGAATAACTGCATTTTTCAGCACAACAGTAATACCACTGCGAATGTAAAATCCTTGAGCTTCGCGTTCTGCCTCTTCTACGCGATCTTTGTTGATAATCTTGACATCACAACCAATACGCGCATTTTTATCGACAATTGCCCGCCGAATTGTTGTATTTGCACCGATTCCTAAAGGAGTCATGCCATCATTGCAGTCTGATTGCCTTTCGGCGAACGGTTGATAAAAGTCTGCTCCCATAATTAATGAGTCTTCAATCGTGCAACCAGCTTCAATCCGGGCACGTACACCTAAGATTGAATGGTGAATGTGACATTTTTTTAAAATACAACCATCCCCTACAATTGATTCGGTAACTTGGCAATCTAAAAGTTTACTAGGCGGTAGATAACGCGCCCGCGAGTAAATTGGAGCATGTTCATCGTAAAAGCTAAATTCTGGCTGTGGTTGGCGTGTTAAAGCCAAATTAGCATCATAAAATGCCTCAATAGTTCCAATATCTTCCCAATAACCGTCAAATAAGTAAGCTTGAACGTTGTAGTCTTGAGCAGAAGCAGGAATAATTTCTTTCCCAAAATCCGTTTGTTCTTGAGATTGTTTCAAGAGTTTGATGAGGACGTCTTTTTTAAAAACGTAAATTCCCATCGATGCAATATATGGCTTTTGTTGCGCTTGATCTGCTGTTAATCCCAAAATACTGGTATCAACTTGCATCTGACGCAATGCTTCACCTTTGGGCTTTTCGCTAAAATCAACGACTCGTCCAGAATCATTGATTTTCATTAGTCCAAAATCAGATGCGCGGCGCTCATCCATTGGTACGACCGAAAGCGTAATATCTGCATTGGTATCGCGATGTCTTTGGACGAATAAGCGATAATCCATGCGGTAAAGATGATCGCCAGATAAAATTAGGTACTCATCAGCATCCCACTCTTCCAATAGCCAAATATATTGGCGGACTGCGTCTGCTGTCCCTTGAAACCAGTTGGGGTTTTCTGGCGTTTGTTGGGCTGCTAAGACTTCTACAAAACCTTCGGTAAAACCCGAAAAGCTATACGCACGAGCGATATGACGATTGAGTGACGCCGAGTTGAATTGTGTCAGAACGTAGATTTTAAATATTTCTGAATTAATACAGTTACTGACAGGAATATCGATTAAGCGATACTTCCCTGCCAATGGTACTGCTGGCTTGGCACGTAGCTTCGTCAGTGGATAAAGCCGCGTACCTGCACCGCCCCCCAAAATAATCGCTAGTACTTTTTTCACAAAAAATCCTCCCAACTGCCATTCAATTCCCAAGTACAGTGTAGGACTGTGTGGGACAGCTGGTAAGGGGGAAAATCACAATATTGGAATTCATCAGGATAAGGGGCGAGGGGTGTAGGGCTTTGCCCTTCAAGGGAGAGTGGGGTGAGAAATAGAGAAGAATCAGAAACACTTGCCTTTATGGGCATAAAGAATGTGAGTGCGAATAAATTTACCGCTAGACAAACCGTATACACCTCCGTGAACTTATTCATCAGACTCTTACTTATAGTGTGCGCTCGTCAACTTTGTTTGAGTAGCCCCTGCATGAGTCTAAGGACATCTGTGATTTACGCAAGAAGTTTATCAAATAACCAGAAATTATGACTTTTCGCGTTTATTCAAGACTGATTTCCATCTCTAGCTAGAACCGCCAAACTATGTAGTATCTGTACCTTGTCAATGAAGGACTAGGGAGTATTTATGCTGATTCAAACCCCAGATTGGGTCAAGCACGCTGTTTTTTATCAAATTTTTCCAGATCGTTTTGCTCAAAGCAAGCAACCACACAAGCGATTATTGAAAAATGCCTCGTGGCAAGATTGGCATGAGATGCCGACACTCCAAGGTTACAAAGGTGGCGATTTGTGGGGTGTGACCGAACAGCTAGACTACTTGCAGAATTTGGGGATTACCGCCATTTACTTTACCCCCATCTTTCAATCAGCAAGTAATCACCGCTATCATACGCACGATTATTATCAAGTTGATCCCCTATTGGGAGGCAACAGCGCATTTAAGGAACTATTAGATGCTTGTCACGAACGCGATATGAAAGTTGTTTTGGATGGCGTTTTTAACCATTCAAGTCGCGGCTTTTTCTTTTTCCACGATGTCTTAGAAAACGCTCAACATTCCCCTTGGGTCGATTGGTTTAAAATCCAAGATTGGCCTTTGCATCCCTATGATGAGAATTTTCCAGCGAACTATGGTTGTTGGGCAGGAATTCGGGCGCTACCAGAGTTTAATCATGATAACCCAGAAGTACGCGAGTACATTATGGAAATTGCCGAATATTGGATGAAGTTTGGCATCGACGGTTGGCGCTTGGATGTACCATTTGAAGTGAAAACACCTGGTTTTTGGCAAGAGTTTCGCGATCGCGTTAAAGCAATCAACCCTGAAGCTTATATTGTCGGTGAAGTTTGGGGCGATTCGCGTCAGTGGCTTGATGGTACTCAATTTGATGGTGTGATGAATTACTTGTTTGCTGGACCAACTATTGCTTTTGCCGCAAGCGATCGCATAGTACCTCAACAAGTTAAAGGTCCTTCTTATGAGGCATACCCCTCACTCTCTGCAACTGAGTACGCAGAGAAAATGCAGCAACTTTTGCAACTCTACCCGTGGGAAATTCAACTGACACAGTTAAATTTACTTGCCAGTCACGATACTGCACGGTTAATGTCAATTGCAGATGGCGATCGCCAAAGTGTCAAATTAGCAACGCTACTTCTTTTAACTTTTCCTGGTGCGCCTAGTATCTATTACGGCGATGAAGTCGGCTTACCTGGTGGTTTAGATCCTGATTCTCGTCGTGGTTTTCCCCTAGAAACACATTGGGAACGCGATATCTTAGAGTGCCATCGTCAACTGATTGCATTACGACATACTCACCCAGCATTACGCACAGGTACATACCGAGTTCTGTATGCAGAAGCTGGTATTTATGTTTTTGCGCGAATCTTGGAGAATGAAGAAATTGTTGTTGCTATTAATACTGAGACAACACCGGCAAATGTAGCTGTATTCACAAATGATTTGAAATCTCAACCAAATCAAGTTTTATATGGAGATGGCATTGCTCGATGGCATAGTGTAGGTGAATCGATTCAGATCAAGTTAAGCTTGCCTGAACGCTCTGGGTGTATCTTTGGTATATAGCAGGGTTCAGAGGTAAAATTTATTTGGGTCAATGATTCTGAGCATCTTGAGTGTCCTTATATTGACCATTGCTGTAGCTTAGATTTGTGTATCAAGAAATAAGGGTTTGGATATTGCCAAACCCTTACACTTAGATTGAATTACTAAATCCTACGAAATGGAATTTCCGGCTTGAGTTAGCATTTGACCGAGTTGCTGTGCTTTTGTACCAGCTTCGCCACCAGCGCTTGCAGCAGCTTCAGTCGTTTTGCTACCAACTTGCTTTAAAGCTTGCGCAATACCAGAAGCATTGCCACTAGCTAATTGGCTTTTTAGTTCACCCAAGGCGCTAGCAATTTCAGGTGCAGCGTCTTGCAATTGTGCCTGCCAGCTTTCGATGTTAGCCAAAGCAGCTTCAGCAGGAATCGAGGTTAAGCCACCCTGTAAAGCTGACATGGTGGTATCTAAGTCTGCTTGTGCCATGAATATTCACCTAAAGAAATGTTTTCTTAATCTATTGTAAAGAAGTATTGTTATTTATAAAAGATGATTAAGTTAAATTAAGTTTAAGCAAGCATAGTTAGTTCTAATTTTTATAGAGCATATACTCAGAAGTTCTTTTAATAAAAATAATTCTTAATAATTATCAGCTATGGCTTGAGTTCGCCCATTAGGAACGAATCAAGCACAGTTATGCTTTAGATAAGCAAAATTGGATCTAAATTTGCAATTTATGGCTGTTTACTAGGACACAATCGCCGTCAAGCGAATTGATTTTACTCTGCAGCAACTAAACCTGGCACGAGTACAGCATCAATGACATGAATAACACCATTATCTGCCAAAATGTCTGATTGCAAAACGTTTGCATCATTGACTTTAATCTTCCCATCAGAGGATTCAACTGCTACAACTGAACCTTCAACTGTTTCTGCTTCCTCAATTTGCATTAAATCTTCGGCTCTCACATCTCCAAAGGCAACGTGATACGTTACTATTCGCTTTAACTTGTGGTTATCTTGTAGCAAGGCATCGAGTGTTATTCCTTCAGGTAGGTTGTTAAATGCTTCATCTGTAGGTGCAAAGACTGTGTATGGACCAGGACTTTTGAGAATGTCAACTAAGTCTGTTGCTTTGATTGCTTCTACTAAAGTATTGAATGTTCCAGCATTAACCGCAGTTTCGATAAGATCAGCCATGATTGCAAGAGCCGTAATAGTGTTAAAATTCATTAATAAAATGAAAACATTTACTTAGCATCTATCAACAGAGAGGTTGTGGCAAATACCAAGATGACAGCAACTTGAAGCGTACTGATACACTAGGATAGATCCCCAGCACAAGATACTATGCTCAAGCGTTCCAAGTTCGAGACGACACAAACTCAAATTATGCATCGGGCAGAAGAACTCATCGGTGCAGCTTCTAACCGTTATCGGATTACAGTACAAGTAGCTAATCGTGCTAAACGCCGTCGTTACGAAGATTTTGATAATGTAGACGATCCGATGATGAAGCCAGTGATTCGGGCAATTATTGAAATGTCTGACGAGTTAACTCAACCGGAAATTATTGGGGAGTAACGGGTAGGCTGTGAAACGCAAGCGATCGCTGATGTTCGTCACTGCATTCGGGGTTGTGTGTCTAGTCGTTTTGGGTTCAGGACAACATAACTCAACTCAATTTGCATTTTTACAGCCGCCAGCGATCGCCCAAAGTGTTCGCATCAGCGATGCTTGGCAACAAGTTTATCAACAGCTACCTGATTTACCACTCGAAAACCAGTATGTCAGCCGACAAACTGGAAAAATCGATCCAGAAAACACCTTAGTGCGACGCTTGATTAGCTACCATACCTACGTCAAAGGGCGTCCGCCGAATTACCGACTTGATTGGAAGTTGACTTTGGCGGATTATCTCGGTGCGAACGAATGGATTCGGGAAGAAAGTTACCCAGGAAGCGATACACTGCGACAAAATCCCTTTATAGGCGATCGCACTGCGATTGAACGTCTCAACCGCGATCAGCGAAATGCACTAGTGCAAGCGCTAGTTAATGTTTTTAGTGGGGTTTCGGCTAATCCAGCTACTCCTACAACACCAAGCCCCGACACACCCCAGGGACTACCGCCGCAGCCAGGAGACGCACAACTGCTAAAGCCATAATCAAGTTATATGGAGCGTGTTGTCAAAAGTGGGACAGGTTGGCGCGTTGGTTGGAACCCTAGTGCTGCAAAGTATCAAGGTTTAGTTGGTACAAATGATTGGGCGATCGAACTGACATCTGCTGAATTTAATGACTTTTGTCGATTAGCAATACAGTTAGCAGAATCGATCGATCAAATTGCGGATGAATTGATGGAGGAAGAGAAGATTAGTTGTGAAGCCGAAAGTGATTTGCTGTGGATGGAAGTAACAGGTTATCCTCATGCTTACAGTTTACGCTTCATTCTTCATACAGGACGAGGAGTAGAAGGCAGTTGGACACCCCAAGCTGTTCCTAGTTTAATTCAAGCAATACAAATGATTCAGGTTTTCTAGTTTTAATTATTGCTCAACTGTGTTAGCATAAATATTCTTAACGGGGCGTAGCGCAGCTTGGTAGCGCGCCACTTTGGGGTAGTGGAGGTCGTGGGTTCGAATCCCGCCGCTCCGATTGACTAAAAACCCTTTCTATGCAACATATCAGCCTTCTCTAATACCATTTATTGTTATTGAGAGTGCGGAATTATCAATAAGTCTCGTTTAAAGGGTCATATTGGATCAATTAAGCTGCCCCAAATACCCCTACGGTTTCGTTGAAGGAGTCCACGAGCAAGACGATCTGGTTTGCATCGTCGTCTTCAAACACGCCATCCAAGCCTTTATGATGCAGATCCGTGAAGGGCGGCTCGTAGAGCAAGCCTGGGTCCATTACGCCGTTTTGGGTCAGGTGGTCGATGATGGTTTCTACAAAGCGAATTTGATTAGCGCTAAAGTTGCCGCCCTCTAGATACTGGGCAAAGGCAATTTTTGCGGCGTTACGGTCTAACCCGACAAGTTTACGAATAAACAGCTTGAGGTGCAGGTCCTTTCCAAAGACTTGCTCGAATTGCTCTCGACTCCCGATTTCTTCTGCTCCAAAGAGCATTTTTTCTAAAGACTCCAGATCCGTTTGGGTTAGGGGGGCATTGCGCTTAAGTTTGGCGATCGCAATGTGGTCTTCATGGTTGCGAATGTAGGCTTCGACCTTCTTACGATATTGGTAAGGACTGAAGCCCGTATTATGAGCGGGTACGTCAACCTCCTGGACTTCTCCAAGTTCATCCTCGAAGTCGGTGTAGACGATGCACTGCGCTTGGCGATCAATAAACTTAATCAGGTTCCGCAAGTGAATCCGTACATAGTCGATCATCCAGGGGGTTACATCCATCCACCAATCTTCTGCCTGGACTTCTTGGATCAGGGAGAGTTGATCTCTGACCATCGGAATGTCTTTCTCCTCAAGTTGGCTTAAGAGGTCTCGCACTTTGTCGCGTAGGCTGACAAAATCATTCGTGCGCTTCAAGATTGAGAGTTGGAGTTTGAAGCAGAGGAGATCAAATTCTTTGGCAAGGCGATTTTCAGTCAGCAGACCATTGGGAAGGAGTGCCAAGGAAACAGAAATCGCCTCCACATCGTCTTCATTAAGTTGGTTCCACCGCTCTCGATTGGAGAATTCTTCTACCGTTTGCAGGTGGCGGCGAACCAAGAAGTTTGATCGCTCCATTGTCGCTACGTGCTGATGGAGGTCGTCTAGGAGAGTATTTCGCAGTTCGGCTTGCTCCAAATCGTGGGTTGCCCCTTCGTTGTTCAATTGGGTTAGCTCGAGACGGGCTTTGACGAGGCGGGTTGTTAGGGTTTCGGGGAGCTTTTGGCTAGCTTCAGGGATTTGCTGGTTAAAGAAATCAAAGTTACCGCAGAGGTCAAACACCAAAAACTCTTGCTTATTGTCGCCTAAGCCAAAAAGATCTGGGCAAAGGCGAGTACCTCGCCCGATCATCTGGTTGAACTTGACTTGCGAATAGACGGGTTTGAAGAAAACCAGGTTGACTACTTCCGGGACATCAACGCCAGTGTCGAGCATATCTACAGAAACGGCAATGGTCGGCTCTTTATGGGCTTCGGAGAAGTCGTCTAGGAGATTCTGGGCGTAAGTGTTGTGGCTGTCGATGACTTGAGCGAATTTGCCTTTGTAGTGGGGGTAGTTGGCATCGAAGCGTTGAACGATGAACTCGGCATGATTGTGGTTACGGGCGAAGATAATGGTCTTACCGAGGCGATCGCCTCCGTCTACTTTTAGCCCTCGTTGCATCAGCAACTCTAGTGCCTGGTCTACAGTGCTGATATTAAAGAGCCACTGGTTCAAAGCTGCTGCATTCACTTGGTCAGGGATGGCTCCGGTGTCCTCATCTCTGAATTTTTCCTCGTATTCTTCCTGTTCTTGGGGTGAGAGGTCTGCGTACCTGACCCCTGTACGTAAAAACTTAAAGGGAACATCCACCCCCCTTGAGGGGACAAGGTAGCCGTCTTTGACAGCATCATCAAGTTCGTAGGCAAAAGAAGGTACTCCTGGCTCTAAGTCAAAGATGCGGTAGGTGTCTCGGTGAACTTCAGCTCGGGGGGTAGCGGTTAAACCCACCAAAAGAGCATCAAAGTATTCAAACAGGGCGCGATATTTCTTGTAAATCGAGCGGTGTGCCTCATCAACGACAACTAGATCAAAGTGTCCTGGACTAAAGAACCGTTCAGTTTCATCGGTGCGTCCGTTGTTTCGATTAATGCAGTTGAGCATCGTTGGATAGGTGGAGAGTACGACATTGGCACTCTCAACTGCTTTGTCTTTCGTTAAATTTATAGGAGTGACGGTGGGGAGATGGGTTTTAAAGGCACGGAAGGCTTGGGTGAGAAGGGCATTGCGGTCAGCGAGGAAGAGGACGCGCTTCACCCAGTTGGCTTTCATTAGTAGATCGACTAGAGCGATCGCAGTACGGGTCTTTCCTGTTCCGGTTGCCATCACCAGTAGGGCTTTACGTCCTTTCTTCTCGTCAAAGGTTTCAGTAATGCGGCGAATGGCTTCGGTCTGATAACTGCGCTCGACGATGCTGGGGTTAACTTGAACCAGATGGAGTCGTTTGCGGTGGGTACGGCGGAAGATGAGGCGTTCTAGTTCGTCTTTTTTGAGGAAGCCCTGGATCTCGCGGGGTGGATAGTTTAGGTCGTCCCAGATCCATTGGTCGTAGCCGTTGGTGTAGAAGATGATAGGACGCTGACCAAAGCGTTGCTCCAGGCAATCGGCATATAGTTTAGCTTGGTGTTTGCCTTGTGTCGAGCTAATTGTCGTGCGTTTGGCCTCGATTAGGGCAAGCGGTTTGCCGTCACTGCCCCAAAGTACGTAGTCTACTTTACCTTTACCCGTCTCGTTGGGCATCCCTTGGACTTCGTACTCTGTCCATCCAGCTTGTTCGATGTTCCAACCCGCTTCTTTGAGGAGTACATCAATTAGGTAGCGGCGGGTATCGGCTTCGTTGTAGTCGTGGGTGTCGGGAACGGCTTGGTTTTGCTGCTTGAGGGCAGCAATTTCTACTTTAAGGGTTTCCATCTGCTGCTCAGTTTGCCGTTGCCGTTCTTCGGCGATGCGGCGCATCTCGTCTGCTTGGGATTGGGCTTCTAGCGCCTGGAGTTGGGGTAGGGAGAGGTCAAGGCTTATGGATGTGTCAGGTTGGGGAATGAGGTGGCGCTCAAAGTTAAGGGAGGGGATATTTTTACCATCGGGGGCGTAGGAGCGGTAGAGCCAGTAAAGGAAGTGAAAGAGTTCTTGAACAAGGTGGAGGGCATCTTTTTCCGTGATACTGGTGGAGTCGTGAACAGCAACGTTCCCCATCTTGTGGATGGCGCGGATTTTGGGGAAGAGTCCTGTTTTTAGGTTGTCTTGAAAGGTTTGCTCGTGAATGAGGGCAGCAAGGTTGCTGTTGTAGGGAAGTTGGAGGTAGGGATCGTTGGCATAGAGCCAGTGAACAGCTTGCTCTAAGGTAAAGCGGGTATAGAAGCAGCTGGCGCGAGGGGCAGTATAGACTAAGCTCTCGGCGTGGGCGGCGTGTTCAAAGAGTTGCGGGTAGTGAGTGTGGAGAAAGTCAAAGTTCGATGCCATCTAAGCGTTTACCAAAGAACTCTTGATTTAGTATTCCCATAGTCAAGCTATCCTAACGTCACATCTTCATAAAGTCCTTCAAGTTTTCCCTCAAAACTAATACTTTCGAGCCGAAATGATGTTTGTTCCGGTCTATAAGACTGCAACACCCACAGCCCTTGTTCGTTGCGTCGAAAGCACTCAACTCGCTGCCGTTTGGTACTAATCAAAACGTACTCGCGCAGGCTCTCTATTTCTTGGTAATCAACAAACTTATCACCCCGATCAAAGGCTTCTGTCGAGTCGGACAAGACTTCAACGATCAGAGCAGGAAAGCGCTTATATGTGGAGGTTCCCTGGTCGTTGGGATCGCAAGTAACCATAACATCAGGGTAGTAGAACCGATTGAGTGATTCGATTCGCGCTTTCATATCAGAGATGTAGACGCGGCAACCGGAGCCTCGGAGGTGGGTGCGTAAGTCAGATGCAAGGTTGAGGGCAATGGTGACGTGGGGGTCGCTTGCGCCTGCCATAGCATAGACTTGTCCATCAATGTATTCATGCTTGACGTTACTTACATCCTCCATTTGGAGGTATCGGTCGGGGGTGAGATAGGGCTGTTGCGGGGAGGCAATCATGGTGAAAATTTCAAGTGCGAATTGATGCCAATCGCTGTATCTTCACTTCTTAAACTAATCTAAGTAGTAGCCGTAGGTGCTTAAGCAGTGCGGTATCGTTTCTGAACGCGACTCTCCACTAAAGTAGGCTTTTTGCTACGAGTAGGTTTAGATTGTGTTTGAGGCTTTGCCCAGTTACTGCGACGTTGCTTGGAGCGTTTACGATTCGGTTGCTCTGCCTCATCTGCTAGGGAGCTTGGCTCGTATCCTAGAACCACGTCTTTGGTAAGGGTCTGATTGAGCAATTGTTCGATGCTCTCCAAAAGTGGATATTCATCTTGGCAAACCAGAGAAACTGCTCGTCCTTCCTTGCCAGCGCGACCTGTACGACCAATGCGATGCACGTAGTCTTCTGGTACATTGGGCAGTTCAAAGTTTACTACATGAGGGAGCTGATCGATATCTAGTCCCCGTGATGCTACGTCAGTGGCGACTAATACCCGCACCTTGCCCTGCTTAAAATCGTTTAGAGATCTCATGCGGGCTGCTTGACTTTTGTTGCCATGAATCGCGGCTGTTCTTAGACCATCTTTAGCAAGCTGCTCTGCTAGACGATTAGCACCATGTTTCGTGCGAGTGAACACTAGCACTTGTTTCCAGTTGTGGAAACTAATCATGTAAGCAAGTAGTTCTCGCTTGCGATCGCGATCGACAAGATGAACGACCTGCTTCACTTGCTCAGAAGCGGTATTGCGGGGGGCAACTTGGATTAGGGTAGGAGACTTGAGCAGGGTGTTAGCAAGCTGCTGAATTGTTTTAGAGAAGGTCGCAGAAAACATCAGCGTTTGCCGAGATGAGGGCAACTTCGCCAGAATTTTGCGGATGTCATGGATAAAGCCCATATCTAACATCCGATCGCATTCATCCAGCACGAGTATTTCTATTTGGGAAAGATCGAGGGTCTTTTGCTCCAAGTGGTCGAGTAAACGACCAGGAGTGGCGATTAAAATATCAACTCCCCGACGCAGCGTTTGAATTTGCGGTCCAATTGCGATGCCACCATAGATTACTGCCGAGCGCAGGGACAGGTATTTACCATAGGTTCTGACGCTATCGCTGACCTGGGCTGCCAGTTCGCGGGTGGGGGTGAGGATGAGGGCGCGGGGGGCGCGATGTTCCTTACCAGGATGACCGATGCTGAGGCGTTGCAGTAGAGGCAGGGTAAAACCAGCCGTTTTACCCGTTCCAGTTTGAGCGCTGGCGAAGACATCTTGCCCCTGCAAAATGGCGGGAATTGCTTGCTGCTGAATGGGGGTTGGCTCGGTGTAGCTCTGATCGGCGACAGCACGAAGTAAGTCGCTCGAAAGACCGAGGTTGCGAAATGTCATTGATATAGTTGCTCCTAGTAATGCCCCCACCCCAAATCAAATACCTGGGACCAGTCTAAGAGCAAGAAATTTGTAGTTCAGTTGGATGGCTCGAACAAGCAAGTCCAATTTGCCAGTAACAGACCGGGATGTACTAGCAGATATTTATCTTAACAGAAGATGTCTATAAAGTGTCAGGTGAAGGTTAGCGATCGCCATTCTTATCACAGCGCCGTCCTGCCTTGAGGAATTTATCAAGTTCTGGTATCTTTACTCAGTTTGTCGGTCTTCTTAGCTCAGAGTTCTCCTCGAAAGGCTCTTTGGAGAAGGGAGTTGAAAAGTTTGTTCCCATCCTCGACGGCGTGATTAATCTGGTTATTTGTACTATGCACTTTGTCGTATATTGCTGAGAACTTTTTTTGTAAATTTAATGGTGGGTACGGTGAAGTGAATTTGAGGAGTGCAGGACGATTGATCTTTGGAATGTTTGTTCGGGCTGAGTGCTTTTCAGCATATTCTAAAAAAGTATTAGAACGCAGCAAGTAAACTAGATATTGAGGGTTAAGTTTAGCTTTATCTACTCGAAGAGGGTATATGTCTGCGCTGCAAACACCAATGAATCCTGGAATAACGACTTTGTTCAGGTAGGGTCGAATTTTAGAATAAAGCACGTCAGTTGGCTCAAATAAATATTTTCCACTTTGCAACCCAA
This genomic interval carries:
- a CDS encoding DEAD/DEAH box helicase yields the protein MTFRNLGLSSDLLRAVADQSYTEPTPIQQQAIPAILQGQDVFASAQTGTGKTAGFTLPLLQRLSIGHPGKEHRAPRALILTPTRELAAQVSDSVRTYGKYLSLRSAVIYGGIAIGPQIQTLRRGVDILIATPGRLLDHLEQKTLDLSQIEILVLDECDRMLDMGFIHDIRKILAKLPSSRQTLMFSATFSKTIQQLANTLLKSPTLIQVAPRNTASEQVKQVVHLVDRDRKRELLAYMISFHNWKQVLVFTRTKHGANRLAEQLAKDGLRTAAIHGNKSQAARMRSLNDFKQGKVRVLVATDVASRGLDIDQLPHVVNFELPNVPEDYVHRIGRTGRAGKEGRAVSLVCQDEYPLLESIEQLLNQTLTKDVVLGYEPSSLADEAEQPNRKRSKQRRSNWAKPQTQSKPTRSKKPTLVESRVQKRYRTA
- a CDS encoding restriction endonuclease subunit S, translating into MRSAFLEMFGDPVTNPRGWETVELSEMLSIVSGQVDPQEAPYIDMPHIGGENIQANTGRINGVQTPREIGLQSGKYLFEPTDVLYSKIRPYLNKVVIPGFIGVCSADIYPLRVDKAKLNPQYLVYLLRSNTFLEYAEKHSARTNIPKINRPALLKFTSPYPPLNLQKKFSAIYDKVHSTNNQINHAVEDGNKLFNSLLQRAFRGEL